In uncultured Bacteroides sp., one genomic interval encodes:
- a CDS encoding ATP-dependent endonuclease translates to MKLRTIKIRNFRGYKDETIIDLSNLTTFIGKNDAGKSTIFEALEIFFNNSLVICEKEDLNIDHDDEDINIEITCIFDNLPPEIILDSTYPTTLENEHLLNADGLLEIKKVYSATAQKPKEKIIIVCNHPINDGANNLLTLKRADLRRKAQDLSVSVESYNANINSSIRSAIWDCFENLQFGLTELLVDKEDTKKVYESLKVYLPSYALFQTDRQSKDGDKEVTDPMKIAVQNALKDLESEIQTIKDRVQQKATETAIRTLSKLREMSPEIAETLTPEFKDEPKFDSIFKLTIKSDAGISINKRGSGVRRLILLNFFRAEVENRRTSNENSVIYAFEEPETSQHPNFQKMLIEAFIELSQSENTQVLLTTHSPALTSLLPLESLRLVNSNNENRDKIESGEGVYQIIADTLGVLPEPFSNTHKAVLLVEGPGDVVFLKHTSDLLKRAGYITHTFDEKGFYIIPVGGCGTLKYWVNTQLINQFNVPYCVLLDSDKGTNEEHINTDKIRSLIDQGIKAYVTQKREPENYLHKSILGLRNPDSINYSDTDNAKRIISEATSIRDTYVLEKFWPKMTVELIREAEQYEKDGDIKYELTEMIQDFISIVE, encoded by the coding sequence ATGAAATTAAGAACTATAAAGATACGTAATTTTAGAGGTTATAAAGATGAAACTATTATAGACTTATCAAATTTGACAACATTTATCGGGAAAAATGATGCAGGAAAATCTACAATATTTGAAGCATTAGAGATCTTTTTCAATAACAGCCTAGTTATTTGCGAGAAAGAAGATTTAAATATAGACCATGATGATGAAGATATAAATATAGAAATAACTTGCATATTTGACAATTTGCCACCAGAAATTATACTTGATTCAACATATCCTACAACCTTAGAAAATGAACACTTATTAAACGCTGATGGTCTGTTAGAAATTAAAAAAGTTTATTCTGCAACAGCACAGAAACCTAAAGAAAAAATCATTATTGTTTGTAATCACCCTATAAACGATGGAGCTAATAACTTATTAACTCTTAAAAGAGCTGACCTTAGAAGAAAAGCTCAAGATTTGTCTGTCTCTGTTGAATCTTATAATGCAAATATTAATTCATCAATAAGAAGTGCTATTTGGGATTGTTTTGAAAATTTACAGTTTGGATTAACTGAATTATTAGTTGACAAAGAAGACACTAAGAAAGTTTATGAATCTTTAAAAGTCTATCTTCCTTCATACGCATTATTTCAAACAGACAGGCAAAGTAAAGATGGAGATAAAGAGGTCACAGACCCTATGAAAATTGCAGTGCAAAATGCATTAAAAGATTTAGAATCAGAAATACAAACCATCAAAGATAGAGTACAACAGAAAGCTACAGAAACAGCAATAAGAACACTTTCTAAGCTTCGAGAAATGTCTCCAGAAATAGCTGAAACTTTGACACCGGAATTTAAGGATGAACCCAAATTTGACTCTATTTTTAAGCTAACAATTAAATCAGATGCGGGAATTTCTATAAACAAAAGAGGAAGTGGGGTTAGAAGACTCATTCTATTAAACTTTTTCAGAGCAGAAGTAGAGAACAGAAGAACAAGTAATGAGAATTCTGTAATATATGCTTTTGAGGAGCCAGAAACCTCTCAACATCCAAATTTTCAAAAAATGTTAATCGAAGCTTTTATTGAGTTATCTCAATCTGAAAATACTCAAGTTCTACTTACAACTCATTCTCCCGCATTAACTTCTTTATTACCATTGGAAAGCCTCAGGCTGGTAAATTCTAATAATGAAAATCGTGATAAAATAGAAAGTGGAGAAGGTGTTTATCAAATAATAGCCGACACTTTAGGGGTTTTGCCTGAACCTTTTTCAAATACTCATAAGGCGGTTTTGTTAGTAGAAGGACCTGGAGATGTTGTTTTCTTAAAACATACTTCAGATCTTTTAAAAAGAGCAGGCTATATAACCCATACGTTTGATGAAAAAGGGTTTTACATTATTCCTGTTGGAGGATGTGGAACCTTAAAATACTGGGTCAATACTCAGTTAATTAATCAATTTAATGTACCATATTGCGTTTTACTAGATTCAGATAAAGGTACTAATGAAGAACATATAAACACGGACAAAATTAGATCGCTCATAGACCAAGGAATTAAAGCTTATGTAACGCAAAAGAGAGAACCAGAGAACTATTTACATAAATCAATATTGGGGTTACGTAATCCTGATTCTATCAATTATTCTGACACAGATAATGCAAAGAGAATAATCAGCGAAGCTACATCAATTAGAGACACATATGTTTTAGAAAAATTCTGGCCTAAAATGACTGTTGAACTAATAAGAGAAGCCGAACAGTACGAAAAAGATGGAGATATAAAATATGAATTAACAGAAATGATACAAGATTTTATAAGCATAGTAGAATAA
- a CDS encoding site-specific integrase, translating into MITTVNILCYRSKTLSNGESPLMIRICKDGKKKYKSLGLSLNPIYWDFKKGKPKVRCPNKAAIEKLISEKKREFTDEIVKLKSENKEFTTNTLADRVSNPVKPKTVGEVFLAQIQRLSEEKRRGYMLSTQQVYNSLIKFNKHLNIHFSDIDITWLRRYETWLRSEDIAENTIGIRFRTLRAIYNVAIEEKLVKSELYPFKSYKVSKLHKGTAKRAITKEEVSKVITYQGTNEYSKLAVDLFSFSYLMGGINFVDIAYLTKENLIDNRLIYTRRKTKKLIKLPLQDKAVELIEKNHNSDNQYLFPILSSFHKTEQQRANRVHKVITKVNTRLKDIGKKLGIPIDLTTYVARHSFATVLKRSGVSTSIISESLGHSSEKITQIYLDSFDNSQMKDAMKNLL; encoded by the coding sequence ATGATAACGACGGTTAACATCTTGTGTTACAGGTCTAAAACTCTGTCTAATGGAGAAAGTCCTCTTATGATTCGCATCTGTAAAGATGGTAAGAAGAAGTACAAGAGCCTTGGTCTCTCATTAAATCCTATCTATTGGGATTTCAAAAAGGGAAAACCAAAAGTCAGATGTCCTAATAAAGCAGCAATTGAAAAGCTGATTTCAGAGAAGAAAAGAGAGTTTACAGATGAGATAGTTAAACTGAAATCAGAGAATAAAGAGTTCACCACCAATACATTAGCTGATAGAGTTTCAAATCCAGTTAAACCAAAAACTGTTGGAGAAGTGTTTCTAGCACAAATTCAGAGGCTCAGTGAAGAAAAAAGAAGAGGATATATGCTTTCCACTCAGCAGGTTTATAACTCCCTTATAAAGTTCAATAAGCACCTTAATATACACTTTTCAGACATAGACATTACTTGGCTAAGGAGATATGAAACTTGGCTAAGAAGTGAAGACATTGCAGAAAATACGATTGGAATTAGGTTCAGAACATTACGAGCAATCTATAATGTAGCAATAGAAGAGAAGTTGGTAAAGTCTGAACTTTATCCGTTCAAGAGTTACAAGGTGTCTAAGCTTCATAAAGGAACAGCCAAACGAGCTATTACTAAGGAAGAAGTAAGTAAAGTAATAACATACCAAGGAACTAACGAATACTCAAAACTGGCAGTAGACTTGTTTTCTTTCTCCTACCTAATGGGAGGAATCAATTTTGTAGATATAGCATATCTCACAAAAGAGAATCTGATTGATAACCGATTAATCTATACACGAAGAAAAACAAAGAAGCTAATTAAGCTACCTTTACAAGATAAGGCTGTAGAATTGATAGAGAAGAATCATAATTCAGATAATCAGTACCTCTTCCCTATCCTATCCTCTTTTCATAAGACAGAACAGCAAAGGGCTAACAGAGTTCATAAAGTAATTACCAAAGTCAACACACGGTTAAAGGATATAGGAAAGAAATTAGGAATTCCAATAGACCTTACTACCTATGTTGCAAGACATTCATTTGCCACAGTACTTAAACGATCTGGAGTTTCAACATCAATCATTAGTGAGTCATTGGGCCATAGTTCAGAGAAAATAACACAGATTTATTTGGATAGCTTTGACAACTCACAAATGAAAGATGCAATGAAAAATTTGCTTTAA